The genomic interval GCTGATCTCGCCGGCATTGACCCACTTCCTGTCGAAGCCGCTGGCCCCCGAGATCTCCACGTCGAAGATCTGGTTCGTCGTCGACTTGCTGTATGCGCTGGCGTCCAAAGTCAACCTGTTGCCGAACATCGACAGCTCGGCGCCGACCTCGTCGGAGCGCGTTATCTCCGGTTTCAGGCCGGCATTAGCCAGGCGCGTGTCCAGTCTGTACTGCGGCTGCGTACCGAACCTCTGTGCTTCGCCGAGGAACACCGGCACGAGCGAATACACCGGAGCGTCGCTGCCGACCCGGGCGACCGCGCCGCGGAGCTTGAGCGAGTTCAGCACCGAGTTCTGCATGGCCGGGAAAGCGTCCGTCACCACGAAGGAAGTGTTCAGCGACGGATAGAAGTAGGAGTTGGCGCCGACCGGAAGCGTCGACGACCAGTCGTTGCGCGCCGTGCCCTCGATGGTCCAAAAATCCCTGATCGTGAAGGCGGCCGATCCATAGATGCCCCGCACGTGCCGCCGGACGATCTGCTGGTCGATAGCGGGCGCGATCGCCGCGTTGGACGGGTTGTAAACCCGCGGCACGACGAGCCCCGTCGTCTGCTGGCTGTTGCCGTTGAAGTACTCGCGCCGGAGGCTGCCACCGGCGACGCCACTGAAGTCCAGCCAGCTGGAGAGCCGACGGTTTCCCGTGAAGTTCAGAGCCGTGCTGTTGTCGTTTCTGTAGTCGTTGGCGAAACGGAACCCGCCGTTGTACGCCAGGTTGATGAACTGCTCGGCACCGGGCGCGTACAGCTGCTGGATCCCGAGCCGGTAGATGTCCGAGCCCGTCCGCAGCGTGGCATTCAGGCCTTCCGCGAATTGGTACTTCACCGCGACCGATCCGATCACCCGATCGCGATCGTCGAGCTGCGGGTTCTCCTGCATCACCCAGAACGGATTGTTGTGGTAGCTGTAATTCCAGTTGAACTCACGCGTATCGGGCCCGCCGTTGGTGGCGCCGCCCCTGCCGTACTGTCTGAGCGACTCCGTGTTGACCTGCCGGCCGTACCAGTTGAACATCGACTGGAGCGGATTGCGCCCCGAGTAGCCGACGCCGGGACGGTTGCGTCCGGCGTTGTGGATGTACTGCACCGAGCCGTCCGCCGTCAGCCGGCTGCTCGCGCGGAAGCTGCCCGTGAGCGAAGCCGTCCGCCGCTGGAACATGTTGTTCGGGAAGATTCCGTTGACGTTGTCCGCGCCCATCGACAGCCGCCCGGACGCGCGGTCCGTGCCTCCGCTGACCGCGACCGTCGTGGACATCGTAGTGCCGGTCCGGAAGAAATCCTTGACGTTGTCGGGATGCGCGATCCATGGCGTCGGCTGGCAGTTCGCGGTCCCGGCGCCCGGGCTGTCGAACTGGCAAATCAATCTGCCGTCGAGCTTCGGCCCCCAGCTCTCGTCCACTCCGTCGTTGATCCCGCCGTAGTTCCCGTCCGCCCACTCGAACTCACCTTCCAATCCCTGACCATACAGATTCTGGAAGGAGGGGAGGATAGCGGGCCTCTCGAACGTGAGATTGGTGTTGATCTCGGTGCGCATCCGCCCGCCGGTGTCGCCGCCTTTGCGGGTCGTGATGATAATGACCCCGTTAGCCGCGCGCGATCCGTAAATCGCCGCCGCGTTCGGGCCCTTCAGCACGCTCAGCGACGCGATGTCGTCCGGATTGAGGTCGTTCAGCGCGTTGCCGTAGTCGAACATGGTATTCGAGCCGACGAAGGGCGCGCCCCCGAGGTTGGCGTTCGACACCGCCACGCCGTCGACGATGAACAACGGCTGGTTGTTCCCCGTGATCGAGTTCTGACCGCGGATGATCACGTTCGTCGAGCCGCCCTGCGTTCCGGGCGAAGTGATCTGGATGCCGGAGACCTTTCCCTGAATCTGCTGCATCACGTTCTGTGCGCGGGTCTCGTTCAGCTGAGTCGCGGTGACCTGCTGTTGCGCGGTGCCGAGAACGCTTCGCGTCCGCTGCTCTCCCAGCGCCGTGACGACCACCTCCGACAGCACGGCCGCGGTCGACGCGAGCGTGAAGTCCTGTTGGATCGTGCCGCTGGTGAGGGTTATCGTCGCAGTGGCCTGGCGATACCCGATTCGTCGGGCGATCAGCCGGGCCGCCTGGCCATTTACCGAGGCCGCCGGCACGCTGATGGTATACGCGCCGTCGTCCCGCGTCTGCGCCCCGATGTTGGTCCCTTCCAGCACGACCGACACGCTGGGAAGGGGTGCGCCGGCTTCGCTGCGAACGACTCCGGTGATGGTGGCTCCCTGCTGCGCGGCCGCCAGGCCGGGCAAGACAAGGAAGACCGCTAGTACAAAATACGAGCGTATGCCTTTCATACCGCCCTCCTTTGCCGCCACCGATTCCTCGGGACGGCGAACGTTGTTATTCCGGGAAGGTCCCCGGAAAAGTGGATGCTACGGGCGGCCGCAAAGTCCCGGCAAACGAGCAAGGGCTCCGTCATTCCGCTACTACGCCCGTCATCCGCTTCCCACTCTATATCGTGCTGGACAGCGGTTTCCACAAGGGGGAATCCCTGCAGGGCGGCGAAGAGCCCGCACCCGCCGCGGCACGAGGCCGGTCGGGTTCGGGCAGTGACGCGTGTTTCCGGCAACTTGCGCGGCAGTCCCGGCCCGGTACGGCGCCGGTTTGGGGGCGGTGCCGCTGATCCGGGCCGGGCAACCGCCTCAGGGTCGCGAGAAATCCACCTGGGGAGGGGTCGCGACGTCCCCCGGCGCATTGAAGTACTCCCGCGGCTTGGCCCCGGTCACCATCGCCGTGAGCTTCTGCGGCAGCGTCCGGATGTACGCGTTGTACTGGTTCACTGCGGCGTTGTAATCCGTCCGCGCGACGGCGATCCGGTTCTCCGTGCCGGCCAGCTCGTCCTGCAGCCGGAGGAAGTTCTGGTCCGACTTGAGCTGCGGGTAATTCTCTACCGTTACGAGCAGACGGCCGAGCGCGCCGGTGAGCTGCGCGTTCGCTGCCGCTGCCTCCGCCGCGCCACCCGACTGGATCGCGTTCAGCAGCCCCGAGCGGGCGCGGGCGACTTCGATGAAGATGGTCTGCTCCTGTTGCGCGTAGCCCCTCACGGTCGCCACGAGGTTCGGAACGAGATCGGCCCGGCGCTGCAGCTGGACGTCAATCTGCTGCTTGGCCTGGGCGGCCTGCTCGTCGTAGCGCTGGATGGTGTTGTAACCGCACCCGGTGAGAATCAGCGGGATCACTACCGCCAGGTACAGTTTCGAGGTGTTCATCACAGGTTCCGGTTATGAGTTGTGAGTAGAACTACGCTGCGTGCTGCGTGCTGCGTGCTGCGTCCTAGAGAGTACGTGCCGCATTCACGGTTTGTGCCGTACCACTGACAACTGATAACTGCTTTTCCCCGCGCGGAACACCCGTGGCATTCTCTCGCTCAAATCCCTGCGAGCACGCAGCACGCAGCGTTTTTCAGCAGCACGCAGCACGCAGCGCTTTTCATCATCCCCTCGCAAACCTGTCCAGATGATGCGCCAAATGCTCGACCGCGAGCAGGTAGTCCCCCAGCGCCTTCGCCGCTTCGCCCGCGCGAATCCTGGTTTGTCCCCGAACGTGGCGCACGACCCGGACCAGGGACTCGGCATCGAACCCCGACCGGTCGGCGACCATCCGGCTCAACGCCTCGTAATCGGTCGGTGGTGTATCGCCGTGCAGCCGGACCACGGCCCGCAACAGGATCATGAGCTTGCTCAAGCTCCGCTCGAGTATCTCCAGCTGCGCGCGGGTATCCGCGCTCGCGCCGAAGACCGACTGCCGGAGGTGCAGCAGCTTGCCCAT from Gemmatimonadaceae bacterium carries:
- a CDS encoding SusC/RagA family TonB-linked outer membrane protein, whose product is MKGIRSYFVLAVFLVLPGLAAAQQGATITGVVRSEAGAPLPSVSVVLEGTNIGAQTRDDGAYTISVPAASVNGQAARLIARRIGYRQATATITLTSGTIQQDFTLASTAAVLSEVVVTALGEQRTRSVLGTAQQQVTATQLNETRAQNVMQQIQGKVSGIQITSPGTQGGSTNVIIRGQNSITGNNQPLFIVDGVAVSNANLGGAPFVGSNTMFDYGNALNDLNPDDIASLSVLKGPNAAAIYGSRAANGVIIITTRKGGDTGGRMRTEINTNLTFERPAILPSFQNLYGQGLEGEFEWADGNYGGINDGVDESWGPKLDGRLICQFDSPGAGTANCQPTPWIAHPDNVKDFFRTGTTMSTTVAVSGGTDRASGRLSMGADNVNGIFPNNMFQRRTASLTGSFRASSRLTADGSVQYIHNAGRNRPGVGYSGRNPLQSMFNWYGRQVNTESLRQYGRGGATNGGPDTREFNWNYSYHNNPFWVMQENPQLDDRDRVIGSVAVKYQFAEGLNATLRTGSDIYRLGIQQLYAPGAEQFINLAYNGGFRFANDYRNDNSTALNFTGNRRLSSWLDFSGVAGGSLRREYFNGNSQQTTGLVVPRVYNPSNAAIAPAIDQQIVRRHVRGIYGSAAFTIRDFWTIEGTARNDWSSTLPVGANSYFYPSLNTSFVVTDAFPAMQNSVLNSLKLRGAVARVGSDAPVYSLVPVFLGEAQRFGTQPQYRLDTRLANAGLKPEITRSDEVGAELSMFGNRLTLDASAYSKSTTNQIFDVEISGASGFDRKWVNAGEISNKGLEALVSLDIMQTPRFGWTSTFNYARNRSQVVDLAPDVETIVLGRGGFGDVIVEARKGEPYGAIRGYAYARDDDGNILVEDGYPVRENTLSVLGNIQPNWTGGWANQFTFGRFSLNSLLDIKRGGKLYSVTNMFGEYAGVLESSLLGREDDWDSPGVLVEGIDVATGLPNTQLISAEEYFHGLFAYTERYVYDASYVKLRELRLSYNLPASWASRFLSAREASIALTGRNLKMWTNVPNIDPEFAYSSRNDQGIEVNMSPNPRSIGFNLRIVP
- a CDS encoding LemA family protein, which translates into the protein MNTSKLYLAVVIPLILTGCGYNTIQRYDEQAAQAKQQIDVQLQRRADLVPNLVATVRGYAQQEQTIFIEVARARSGLLNAIQSGGAAEAAAANAQLTGALGRLLVTVENYPQLKSDQNFLRLQDELAGTENRIAVARTDYNAAVNQYNAYIRTLPQKLTAMVTGAKPREYFNAPGDVATPPQVDFSRP